The Candidatus Tectomicrobia bacterium genome contains a region encoding:
- a CDS encoding response regulator — protein MTPDADARIRELEARLEYLEEVNRWTLGTLNMVSTINDFQAVLSGGRGMEHILAETKLRLKRLVPFEGMAFFSVREDDQSFVLADCEPEEARGPLQAEADRLIEEGTFAWSLFQFRSVLVPAGDGRGRLLLHVVSTRSRTRGMFMGALPSPDSNIYDATLNLVSIVLLNCAYALESCDLYRALHDTHRSLEQTVQERTRELQVARDRAEEANRAKSEFLSNMNHELRSPLNAIIGFSDVVLLNSKDPETVSLVGKVKDAGKYLARLIEDLLDLDRIEVGGVRLDLQEVQINRLVASTVETQLSQLPKGFSLECTLDPACGAAVCDPTRIRQVLQNLLDNAVKYSPEGGTVRIRTWVEAGEVRVSVQDEGMGIAPEHQKVIFERFRQLESGHRRRAGGLGIGLSLAQRLLALHGGRIWVESRVGGGSVFTFALPILRAAAEGAGLPAPFPAGPGEMDEPWAGRSVLIVDDVEDYHKLMRLLMRQAGRILSAFDGQEAIELARRERPDLILMDLRMPVLDGFEAIGRLKADTATQGIPILGVSAQVIKEDRDRCLAAGAEGYITKPLDLDALRLEIERVMA, from the coding sequence ATGACGCCCGACGCCGACGCCCGCATCCGGGAGCTGGAGGCCCGGCTCGAGTACCTCGAGGAGGTGAACCGCTGGACCCTCGGGACGCTCAACATGGTGTCCACGATCAACGACTTCCAGGCCGTCCTGAGCGGCGGCCGGGGAATGGAGCATATCCTCGCGGAGACCAAGCTCCGCCTGAAGCGGCTGGTGCCCTTCGAGGGGATGGCCTTCTTTTCGGTGCGCGAGGATGATCAGAGCTTCGTCCTGGCGGACTGCGAGCCGGAGGAGGCGCGCGGCCCGCTCCAGGCGGAGGCGGACCGCCTGATCGAGGAGGGCACCTTCGCCTGGTCTCTCTTCCAGTTCCGGTCGGTCCTGGTCCCCGCGGGGGACGGCCGCGGCCGCCTGCTCCTCCACGTCGTCTCCACGCGCTCGCGCACGCGCGGCATGTTCATGGGCGCGCTCCCCTCCCCCGACTCGAACATCTACGACGCCACGCTCAACCTCGTCTCCATCGTCCTGCTCAACTGCGCCTATGCGCTCGAGAGTTGCGATCTCTACCGGGCGCTCCACGACACCCACCGCTCCCTGGAGCAGACCGTCCAGGAGCGCACGCGCGAGCTCCAGGTGGCCCGGGACCGCGCCGAGGAGGCGAACCGCGCCAAGAGCGAGTTCCTCTCGAACATGAACCACGAGCTGCGCTCCCCGCTGAACGCCATCATCGGCTTCAGCGACGTGGTGCTGCTCAACTCCAAGGACCCCGAAACCGTCAGCCTGGTGGGGAAGGTGAAGGATGCGGGCAAGTACCTCGCCCGCCTCATCGAGGACCTGCTCGACCTCGACCGCATCGAGGTGGGCGGCGTGCGGCTGGACCTCCAGGAGGTCCAGATCAACCGCCTCGTGGCCTCGACGGTGGAGACCCAGCTCTCCCAGCTTCCCAAGGGCTTCTCCCTGGAGTGCACGCTGGACCCCGCCTGCGGCGCGGCGGTGTGCGACCCGACGCGCATCCGCCAGGTGCTCCAGAACCTGCTCGACAACGCGGTCAAGTACTCGCCCGAGGGCGGCACGGTGCGCATCCGCACCTGGGTCGAGGCGGGGGAGGTGCGGGTGAGCGTGCAGGACGAGGGGATGGGCATCGCTCCCGAGCACCAGAAGGTCATCTTCGAGCGCTTCCGCCAGCTCGAGTCCGGCCACCGGCGGCGGGCGGGGGGCCTCGGCATCGGCCTGAGCCTCGCCCAGCGCCTCCTCGCCCTGCACGGCGGGCGCATCTGGGTGGAGAGCCGGGTCGGCGGAGGAAGCGTCTTCACCTTCGCGCTGCCCATCCTGCGCGCCGCCGCCGAGGGGGCCGGCCTTCCCGCACCCTTCCCGGCCGGCCCGGGGGAGATGGACGAGCCCTGGGCCGGGCGCAGCGTGCTCATCGTGGACGATGTGGAGGACTACCATAAGCTCATGCGCCTCCTGATGCGGCAGGCGGGCCGCATCCTCTCGGCCTTCGACGGCCAGGAGGCGATCGAGCTGGCCCGGCGGGAGCGGCCCGACCTCATCCTCATGGACCTGCGCATGCCGGTGCTGGACGGCTTCGAGGCCATCGGCCGCCTCAAGGCCGACACTGCGACACAGGGGATCCCCATCCTCGGGGTGAGCGCCCAGGTCATCAAGGAAGACCGGGACCGGTGCCTGGCGGCGGGGGCGGAGGGCTACATCACGAAGCCCCTCGACCTCGACGCCCTGCGCCTCGAGATCGAGCGGGTGATGGCGTAG